One Olsenella sp. oral taxon 807 DNA segment encodes these proteins:
- a CDS encoding division/cell wall cluster transcriptional repressor MraZ — translation MYLTGTYGRSLDAKSRITLPATFRKQFDVQVCLVPVGNALYGFTPESHQAWIASFFPNGFNPRNRKDDKLRRALASRTVTVDIDSAGRVALGKIRAEDIARCGIEREVAIVGNIDHFEIWDSSSLSEQMDELDQDLDELMFSE, via the coding sequence ATGTACCTGACAGGCACCTATGGTCGTAGCCTAGATGCCAAGTCTCGTATCACCCTCCCCGCGACCTTCCGCAAGCAGTTTGACGTCCAGGTTTGCCTGGTTCCTGTTGGGAACGCGCTCTACGGTTTCACTCCCGAGAGTCACCAAGCGTGGATTGCGAGCTTCTTCCCCAACGGGTTTAACCCCCGCAATCGGAAGGACGACAAGCTACGTCGGGCACTCGCCTCGAGGACTGTCACGGTCGACATCGACTCGGCCGGCCGTGTCGCCCTCGGCAAGATCAGGGCCGAGGATATCGCGAGGTGTGGGATCGAGCGTGAGGTGGCAATCGTCGGTAATATCGACCACTTTGAGATCTGGGACTCATCGAGCTTGAGTGAGCAGATGGACGAGCTTGACCAGGATCTCGACGAGTTGATGTTCTCCGAGTAG
- the rsmH gene encoding 16S rRNA (cytosine(1402)-N(4))-methyltransferase RsmH has protein sequence MTEEYRHVPVMIDEVIRELDPKPGEVVCDCTVGGAGHSIELAKRVSPDGLSIGIDQDDMALNAATARFRREAPEAQVKLLKGNFASLDSLLVDAEVPGVDCVLFDLGVSSPQLDIPQRGFSYHEDAPLDMRMDPGIHTTTAAEVINTKNEADLTRILRIYSDESFAPRIARAIVRERERCPIETTLQLAQIVKDAVPAAARRQGHPARKTFQALRIEVNHEFDALERGLRAAIRWANTGGRICVISYHSREDRIVKHVFVEMSQACICPPELPVCVCGYVPILKVRTKKPLVASDEEVAANPRSRSARMRVAVKQDVTNV, from the coding sequence TTGACAGAAGAATATCGGCACGTACCAGTGATGATCGACGAGGTCATCAGGGAGCTTGATCCCAAGCCGGGCGAGGTCGTCTGTGACTGCACCGTAGGTGGGGCAGGTCATTCGATCGAGCTTGCTAAGCGGGTCTCGCCTGATGGCCTATCCATAGGCATAGATCAGGATGACATGGCCCTCAATGCCGCGACCGCTCGCTTCAGGCGAGAGGCCCCCGAGGCACAGGTCAAGCTTCTCAAGGGCAATTTCGCTTCGCTCGACTCGCTCCTCGTCGACGCGGAGGTGCCAGGTGTCGACTGCGTTTTGTTCGACCTTGGCGTCTCCTCACCACAACTCGACATCCCCCAAAGGGGCTTCTCATACCATGAGGACGCCCCGCTGGATATGCGCATGGACCCGGGGATACATACCACAACCGCAGCAGAGGTTATTAACACCAAAAATGAAGCCGACCTCACCCGGATCCTGCGCATATACAGTGACGAGAGCTTTGCCCCGCGCATCGCGCGGGCAATCGTCCGAGAGAGGGAGCGCTGTCCCATCGAGACGACCCTCCAGCTTGCACAAATCGTCAAGGATGCCGTTCCTGCAGCAGCTCGTCGTCAGGGCCATCCCGCCCGCAAGACCTTCCAGGCCCTGCGAATCGAGGTGAACCACGAGTTTGACGCCCTCGAGAGGGGACTTCGCGCGGCGATCCGCTGGGCGAACACTGGCGGCAGGATCTGCGTCATCTCCTATCACTCGCGTGAGGACAGGATCGTGAAGCATGTCTTTGTGGAGATGAGCCAAGCTTGCATCTGTCCGCCGGAACTTCCGGTGTGCGTCTGTGGTTACGTTCCGATACTTAAGGTCAGGACAAAGAAGCCTCTCGTCGCGTCTGATGAGGAGGTCGCGGCCAACCCACGGTCGCGGAGCGCCCGCATGCGCGTGGCCGTCAAGCAAGACGTCACGAACGTGTAG
- a CDS encoding penicillin-binding protein 2: MRGVLFGGAPRWHRDERSSATLDSARLNSGLHSLAIVIVAITALVCARLLWLQVFDVANLKGKAALKRLNVITIEAKRGTIYDRNGNVLAMSIDCTTIYCNPHEISDKGTAARILSADLGGEASSYLTALSQDTTFSYVKMKVNTDKADKVKGDLAKSGIKGIYYLSDSKREYPYGDVGGQVLGVVGSDGDGLSGLEHYYNDVLAGSNGSMTFETGSDGTPIAGGISETTATKNGTDIVISLDVDIQKVAEDAIRQGIVSYKAESGSVVVTNPKTGEILALCSTPLFRITDLSTVEEGALSLKAVSSSYEPGSIFKLLTMSVGIEAGLIRPDSTYSVPAKVRVGGDLVGDDDGRDYTMNMSIREMLRRSSNAGTALVTQDVIGAKNFAQGIDRFGIGQVTGIDYPGEVPGIVKTHSQYDGASLGSMAFGQSLAFPMIQMVKAVGAIANKGVLETPHFLISKGGQNVSWDSPGRAISEDTAEEVTDMMRTVVQEGTAVKAQVKGYDIAGKTGTGEQADESGGYASNKYVSSLIGFAPAGDAELLVYVGLNGTPYLASGSAAPLFSTIMGPSLINMRVKPSA; the protein is encoded by the coding sequence ATGCGAGGGGTCCTTTTCGGAGGGGCTCCTCGTTGGCATAGGGATGAGCGTAGCTCTGCGACCCTCGACTCGGCGCGCCTCAATTCCGGCCTGCACTCCCTTGCCATCGTTATCGTCGCCATCACTGCCCTCGTCTGTGCCCGCCTGCTTTGGCTGCAAGTCTTCGATGTCGCGAACCTCAAGGGCAAGGCGGCCTTGAAGCGCCTCAACGTCATCACCATCGAGGCAAAGCGTGGCACCATCTATGACCGTAACGGCAACGTGCTCGCCATGAGCATCGACTGCACGACGATCTACTGCAACCCCCACGAGATCTCGGACAAGGGAACAGCCGCTCGGATTCTCTCCGCTGATCTTGGCGGGGAGGCTTCCTCGTACCTCACGGCGCTTTCGCAGGACACGACCTTCTCCTACGTCAAGATGAAGGTGAACACGGACAAGGCCGACAAGGTCAAGGGTGACCTCGCGAAGAGCGGCATCAAGGGCATCTACTACCTGAGTGACAGTAAGCGCGAGTATCCCTACGGTGACGTCGGTGGTCAGGTGCTTGGCGTCGTCGGCTCTGATGGCGATGGCCTCTCGGGTCTCGAGCACTACTATAACGACGTGCTTGCGGGATCAAACGGCTCGATGACGTTCGAGACGGGCAGCGACGGCACGCCGATTGCGGGCGGCATCAGTGAGACGACCGCCACGAAGAATGGCACCGACATTGTCATATCGCTCGATGTGGACATCCAGAAGGTGGCTGAGGACGCCATCAGGCAAGGTATCGTGAGCTATAAGGCTGAGTCGGGCTCTGTCGTGGTCACCAACCCCAAGACGGGGGAGATCCTCGCGCTGTGCTCGACACCGCTCTTTCGGATCACCGACCTCTCGACCGTCGAGGAGGGGGCGCTGAGCCTCAAGGCCGTCTCGTCATCCTATGAGCCGGGATCGATCTTCAAGCTGCTCACGATGTCCGTGGGCATCGAGGCCGGCCTCATCAGGCCTGACTCGACCTACAGCGTGCCTGCGAAGGTTCGCGTTGGCGGGGACCTCGTGGGTGACGACGACGGCCGAGACTACACGATGAACATGAGCATCAGGGAGATGCTGCGTCGCTCCTCAAACGCTGGGACTGCGCTCGTCACGCAGGACGTCATCGGCGCGAAGAATTTCGCGCAGGGCATAGACCGGTTCGGCATCGGGCAGGTGACGGGCATCGACTACCCGGGCGAGGTGCCAGGCATCGTGAAGACGCACAGCCAGTACGACGGTGCGAGTCTTGGTTCTATGGCCTTCGGTCAGTCTCTCGCCTTCCCGATGATACAGATGGTGAAGGCCGTGGGCGCCATCGCCAACAAGGGCGTGCTCGAGACCCCGCACTTCCTCATCAGCAAGGGTGGCCAGAACGTCAGCTGGGACAGCCCCGGCAGGGCCATCTCGGAGGATACCGCCGAAGAGGTCACGGACATGATGCGCACCGTCGTCCAGGAGGGGACTGCCGTCAAGGCCCAGGTCAAGGGCTATGACATCGCAGGGAAGACCGGCACGGGCGAGCAGGCTGACGAATCGGGCGGCTATGCGAGCAACAAGTACGTCTCGTCGCTCATCGGATTTGCGCCCGCCGGTGACGCGGAGCTCCTCGTCTATGTCGGCCTCAATGGAACGCCATACCTTGCGTCGGGCTCTGCGGCGCCACTCTTCTCGACTATCATGGGACCGTCCCTCATCAACATGAGGGTCAAGCCGAGCGCGTAG